Below is a window of Spirochaetae bacterium HGW-Spirochaetae-1 DNA.
ATTTAACAAAGGCGACAAGTTTTTTCCACCATGGCATATCGAGCCAGCAAAAGGCGCGGTTGTAGGGAGTGAAGACAAAGACTGTCGGGAATTGATCAGCGGGAGGCCCGTCCGTGGGGAGAAAAACATCCACCGCGAGATTGACGCCATCTTTCATGGGAACCAGCTGTGTGGCCCGCTTATAGTCTTTATATGCTGGCGAACTGTATCCTGAATATGAAAAATAGCTGCTTTTCTTCTCAGTAATTGACCCGTTATCGCATCCGGTGACTGCCAAGGTAACTATAAAAATCAATAAAATCCCCGTTGATATTCTTTTCATGAAATCTTCTCCTGTGATGGTAATCACAACTTTTTAACCTTTTCAGGTTTGAGCTGCTTCATTTTACCCTGTGGGATGATCTCATGCAATCTGAATTATAAATCAGGAAACCGTTAATTCTTTTTTTTTCGTACCTGGGATGGTGAAACACCGAAATACCTTTTAAAGGCATTATAAAAAGCCGATGTGGAATTGAAGCCTACTGCCATAGCTGCGTCCAGTACGGTGAGTTCCGGATCATCATGGAGCATCCTTTCAGCCTCCCGTACGCGAAATTCATTGATATAGGACGCATAGTTGCGGTTCATAAAACGATTAAGAATCTCGGAGAGCTGGTGTTGTGTAACATCAACTCGGGAGGCGAGAGCAGCCAGTGTGAGATTATCATTGCAGTACATCTTTTCAGCGGTCATAATATCGTTCAATCGGTTACAGATAGTCTTTATATCAAGATTATCAACACGTGTGTTTTTATATCGAATGGATTCAGCCTCAAGACTAATGATGAAGAGCAGCGCCGGTTGGAGATAACTGAAAAGAAAGATCCCTGTTATAATAATTGTAACTGTAAAATGAATAAAGGGCATCAGTGAAGGTGAAAACAAGATGAAGAACCACAATACGGCAAGGAGGAAAAGGGCTACTATTATTATGCCGGCAAAAATCAGCACTGAACGGCGTTCACCGGAGGCATGGCGGAAAATTTTAATAAAGAGAATTGTTACTCTGCAATGATAGAGTAGATATAACCCCACGGAAGAGATGGCTATAGTCTGGTGAAGCTGACCTTCAATTGAGAAATGCGATGGCTTAATGCCGGTAAGAGCGGAAGGGAGTATTATAATCATTGTAACGAGGAAAAAAGGAATAAGATTTATCAGGATATAGGGCAGGGAAAGAGATCTGGCCTTTATAATATTCATGAAGTAGGTGTACTGAAGGGGGCCAACCGCATAAAATGAGACGAGACCGGCCTGTAGCCACAATGAGTCTTTCTGTATCAGTCCCAGTTCAATTAGTAGTGGGGAACCGTTGCTAAGCTGATAAATACCTATGAAACAGAGTAGTAATGCCAGAACTATATGGTTGCCCTTTCGGCGTATGATAATTATCTGACCAATCCCCAGAATAATACTGAAAAAACCTCCAAAGAGAATAAACAGGTATATAGCCGGGTAGTGCAACATAATTAGTAAGTGTACGGTATATATATAAACGTGCAAGTTTTTTTTAAGTCGGGAAAGCTTCAAATTGTAAATTCAGGAAATTTCTGCGCAAAGATGTCTGCGATGTAATGATAGCAATAACCGGTTCGCTCATTTTATCAGGATATTTATTTTTTCATAAAGCGTCCGTAATCAAATCCGGCGGCGGCTCTGATATATTTTTCTTTTTTGACCATGGAGCGCAGCCCTTTCAGCGTGGTGAAGGGTACTGTTACGCTCACATGATTGATGATGAAGGCGGGGATATTTCCGGCCGGGTCCGCCCAGGATTCCATGGATACATAGGTCCGGCTGTCCGCCAGGCGGCGGAAGATCCAGCGGCCCTTCATGCGGGTCATTCTCACGCAGCCGGGGCGGAGGGGCACCGGCGAGGGTTCCGGAACGGAAACCGAGGCTATGAGAGTGTCGCCGTCAATGATATCCACCGAGGAGCGAAGGACCACATCGCGGTTTGCAATGGGCCAGGGCAAACCTATCATGTAATAGAGGGTGCAACTGAACATGTCGCTGCAGTTGAATTTCCGTGATTCCCGGCAGTCACCCACCCATTCCGTGTAGGAGTCGACATCGAGAAAGACCTGCCAGATGACTTCAACAGGAGCATCAATGACGCATTCACCTTTCAGCTCCTCCACGGTAGAATGTACTGTGGGCCTGGTGAAGACCCGGATGGCTTCCCTGTCCAGGCGGAGTTTCCATGGGGCTTCGGGCGAGGTCATTGAAGACGCCGCCAGGAACGTGATGAAGATCAGGATGTATTTATTCATTGCAATCGGATTATGTCCGCCTGTCTTTACTTTTGGGAACATCCATATAATGATTTATAGGGGTTGCCTTATCAATCTTTTTTTAAGAAAAAACGCCGGATAAACTTGACGATGGAAGGAGAATTTTGTACTTTTATTTACAAAGTAACTTTGTAAAGCAAAGTGACTTTGTAAATAAAAGTATACGGTAATTGCCATGGATAAGGAACGGAACGACCGTGATCTTAAAAAGTACGCCGATGATATCGCCACCATCAAATCACTGCTGCTGAAGGTGGACGAAAAACCCCTTATTGAATACTGGGCTTTTTTCACCTGGGCGGGACTCATTCTCGCCGGGACGCTGATCCATTACCTGCTGCGGCGCACTATGCAGCTGGATATATCGGCCATTTTTCTTAAGGTCTGGCTTCCTGTTTTTCTTGCCGGATTATTCTTTGAGACTCTGGCATGGATCAGGAAGATGAACAGGGAGGCCATGCCTCTTTTATCAAGGCCGATGATAAAAATGGCCTGGGCCCTTGTGGGCCTCATGACCGGCCTGGGGTTCATATACTACCTGGTGGTGCGTGTTTCATCCTTTGCCTTCATCCCGTATCTGATTCTGGTTACCTTCGGCATCTTCATGGTTTTTTTCGCGCAGATATCCTACCAGTTTTATTTCGGCTTTGGCTATTTTTATATGCTCCTGGCCATTGTGCTCTATCTTTTTGAGCTGGATGGGGACAACCTTTTTATCATTACCGGCATGATCCTGGGGGCCACGTTCGTTTTGGCGGGCCTTGTCACACGTCGAAGAGAGAAGGAAGTCAATGACCATTGATACGCTGTTCACTCAGTTCGACAGCGTCTTCTTTGAGAAGACGCGTCTTTCCATGATGACTATACTGTATAAGGAGGAGCCCGTGTCCTTTAACCGTTTGAAAAAAGTAATCGGCGGCACCGACGGCTCCATATACTCACATCTTCAGAAGCTCCAGGAAGCTGGATATATCGGCCAAAAAAAGGAGATCATGAGTGGAAAGGCCCAGACATCATACTTCTTAACGGCCGAGGGGAAAAAGATTTTCCGGAAATACATTAAATTCATGGAGGAAATGATCCATGAGCAGAAGAGGGGGAAGAGCGATGCGTGAGATAGTGTTCTGGATTTACCTGGCTAATGCCGTGGTCCTTATCAATCATGAAGTAGACTCCGGTTACTGGAAGGAATGGGAGCTTGTCGGCATGAAGGGAGGAATAAGCCTGTTTCTGCTGCTTCATTTCCCCCTTTTCTTTGTGTTGCTCTGGGGACTGGTGGAAACTTATAAAGGCACCACGGCGGGTCTTGTTGTTTCACTGGTTGTGAGCAGCATTGGTATTTTTGCCGCCATTGCCCATGCCCTGTTTCTCCGGAAGGGAAATGAAAAGTTCAGGCTCCCGGTTTCTATAGCCATACTGATCATGACAGGGATTCTGTCGCCGGTTCAGCTGGCGATGACAGTTTATCTAATGAATATGCAGTAAAGGGAGGATATAATGAATTTAAAAAAAGCGGCTGTAGTATGTATTATGGCACTCCTGCTCCCCGCCGGGGAAGGCCTTATGGCCCTCACGGCCAGGGAAATAATTGACAGGGCTGAAAATGCCGTGCGTGGCAACAGCGCCATGGGTACATACGCCATTACCATAAAGACCAGGCGCTGGACCAGGACAATGGAGCTGAAGAGCTGGGATCACCGGTCGACCAAGAGGTCCTTTTCGGAGATAACGGCTCCGAAGAAGGATGCGGGAAACCGATTCCTCCTGGTGAATAAGACCATGCATCAGTATGTTCCAAAACTGCAGCAGGAGATCAAGATATCGCCCTCCATGATGATGCAGTCCTGGATGGGTTCTGATTTCACCAATGATGATATTGTGAAGGAATCCAGCATACTGGATGACTATACTCAGCGTCTTATCGGCAATAAGAGCATCGACGGTACGGAATGCTATGAGGTGGAACTAATCCCCAAAAAGGACGCCGATGTGGTGTGGGGAAAAATAATCTACTATGCCCGCATAACGGACTGCCTGCCGGTGCGCCAGGAATTCTATAATGAGCATAACGTCATGAAAAAGGTCATGGCTCTCAGCAGCTTTAAAACCATGCACGACCGGGTAATCCCCACGATAATGAAGATGCAGACCGTTGGGAAAGACGACCGGTA
It encodes the following:
- a CDS encoding ArsR family transcriptional regulator; the encoded protein is MTIDTLFTQFDSVFFEKTRLSMMTILYKEEPVSFNRLKKVIGGTDGSIYSHLQKLQEAGYIGQKKEIMSGKAQTSYFLTAEGKKIFRKYIKFMEEMIHEQKRGKSDA
- a CDS encoding outer membrane lipoprotein-sorting protein — protein: MNLKKAAVVCIMALLLPAGEGLMALTAREIIDRAENAVRGNSAMGTYAITIKTRRWTRTMELKSWDHRSTKRSFSEITAPKKDAGNRFLLVNKTMHQYVPKLQQEIKISPSMMMQSWMGSDFTNDDIVKESSILDDYTQRLIGNKSIDGTECYEVELIPKKDADVVWGKIIYYARITDCLPVRQEFYNEHNVMKKVMALSSFKTMHDRVIPTIMKMQTVGKDDRYTVMEIKEIRFNVAIPDYIFSLQNLKRK